The sequence TCAAGTACAAGTCCTAAATGGTATTATCATCCATTATCATCCGTCCTTATCCCcattattcttttttctttaattatagACCTCCAAATTTTCCTATAAACAGAATCTTCCCCTGTTTTATGCACTGTAGAACATTTTGTGTTACACTGCATGTAAAATGGACCTATTTATTGACTCGCTGACAGATCACGAAGATGAAGAtacatgttgtttgttgtggCCCATGTGAGTTAGCCCACACAgttccagcttcttcttgttgCAGGTCCATTGGTCAAGTTACTGACTGATGGATTACTGATGCATCTTCACAAAGTCATGTTGAGCAGGCAGGCATTGTCTGAACAATCTTATTTTACATTCCAGTGAAGATCACAGTCTCTTTCAAAGGTACCAAACATATCAGAACAAATCTTTGGGAAATGTCTATGAAGTTTTGATCCACGTGCAGCCATAAAGGTGCCATAAAAATGGTATGTtggattttaatatttaactacTTTACACTGTTTTGTGGACTATAagattaattttaaaacattactaTAAACtaatcacactcacacacactccaaaagCTGTGTATCTACTTAAGCAATATCCATgaacaaatgtattttacaaaGAACACTAGAACACTTGTGTTCTTCTCAGAGTGTCATTCTGACTTTATAAGAACAACCTGCATGTTTCCAGCGCAGTTCTGCACCCAGTCAGCTACGGCCACCAGCAGTTTGTGCTTCATCATCCTCTCATTCACCTGTATTAACCGAACGTCCAAGTTCATGTTGAGCTGACagggaaacagacaaagaaacaagtTTCAAATCACTGTGGCAACATTTAAAGAAATCCTCTTCAGATAAATCCAAATGATCCAACATGAAGACGTCAGTATGACAGCAAACTCATTTTATGTTAACAGACATGCTTTACCTTCTTGTTACTGTGGTGGAGGACAAAAATGATGGCAGCAGTGAGGACGATGGAGATTAGACTGACGCCGAGACAGAGGACCCAGTAGTCGCTGACAATGATGAAAAGGTGGAGGGTGGAGAACACGGCGCACCACAGCACCACATACAGCACCTGTTGGAGGAGACGAGAGGCTGTAAATATAAAcggatggaaaacaaaaaaacgttCTGTGAAGTTCTGAAGATCAATATAATCTCTTGTCTGTGcattatcttagcttagcataaagcagagggaaacagctagtcaGACTTGGTCCAGCAGCTGTGAAATACAAATAGCAGCATGTTATATCACTTTTGTCTAAACCATAAGGTTACCGAGCAGCCTACAGAGATTCCCTGAAGGCACTGCACTTGTCCTTTGTTTGTCAGGAAATGGTTTAAGCTCATACCTCTAGGTAAAATATGTCATATGTAAGTTTTTGCAAGATTTAGTGTGTGAACTGATTAGCTTCAAAGGCACTGGAAAGCTCTTTTTTGAGCCTTTAGACAGAGCCAATCTAACTGTTTCCTTCTTCTTCCAAAGCTTAGCTAATTGCTGCCTTGCTCCAGCTCTGTCGCTAACTCAGAGGTGTCTTTTGAAATGGTGGTGAAAGTTAAAACCGCAAATTGCTGTAACTGACTCAAACTTAGGAGTGAAAGTCTGGATCTCCGGGGCCTCCTGTGGTTCTTTGCTGACCATCTGTTTCTTACAAGTTCACAATTTTTATGGACATGTGATACCAAATCTTTAGAGAGCTCTGAGTAAATAGTCAATAGAAGTGGACAATCATACCGGCGCCAGTATTAACTGGAAGATAGCTGAGTTGAAAACCATGTATCTCTTGACTGAGGGAAGGTCCAGGGCTGTCTTCAGCGGAACCTCCATATCTGTGACGGGAATCTAACGGgataaataatcaaataacaaaaaaattaacaacctgaaataaacataaatgaaaataaagatatcAGCACCAGAGTAAGTTGTTTCAATGTGCGTGTTCACCTGGAAGCCATCATTTTCCAGTTTAGCCCGGCACAGAGAGAGATCAAAGCTGGGGTTTAGCACTGAACAGCTCGGCACTGCCACAACACACTGACCTGagtttgagagagagaacaaacgACAGCAGGATCTCCATTACAAGAACCTGCCACCGcctcaaaaaaaacaacacacaaaacacacacaaaaacatcatcaaccCCTCTCAAGTAGCTATATGGGAAATTAATTATCAGCTGAGTCATCATGAGTGTTTAATAAGTCTGAGAGATAAATTGAACCCTGTGCTGATCCTTGGAAAGAGGATATTGATGTAGGCCCCTGACACACTGTCCAccataaaatttaaaatctgcAAGTGGTTTTCAACAATTGTCTGAAAATGTTTGGGATTTTTGCGATTAATTTGATTGGTGCACTCACTTAGTACTTAACAAAGACAGCGTACAACAACAGTACTTACAATGGTACAAATGGAACCCCATATAGATACGGTCATTATCTTGTTCACAGAAACCAGCCTAGGTGAGTATCCAATTTATATTATAAATTAAGCATCTTTGGCAGTACAATtatcaaacaaagacaaataaagaatcAGCTATTACCATTTGACCATTTAGGTCCAGTGTTGTTGGTCTGAGGTCTGGTGTTACTGGTCTGTGGCTGAGCAATGATTTGTTCTATCTCAGCATCCACCTCACTTTCCTCCATCACTTGAGTGATAAGTCCATCCCCGTCCTCCATCATCTCAGAAGTAACCACAACCTAAAGGAGAAACAGAGCATGATAAGTTCAGTGAATTGGAATATTTGACACTGATAAGAGATAGACAGCAGCTGTCTGAGAGAGTGGGAATAAAGACATTTTACCATTTCTTATTAAGAatttctgaaaaactgaaatgccAAAAGTTCCTCAGAGCCCCAAGTTCCTGAAACCTCATGCATGAGATTCCTGAACAAAGGATCGGAACAAAAAGAGGATCCAGTGGTTTCATGTGACAGCAGCCATGCATCTATTGGCGATTGCATTAGATACAGCAGAGTCATGAAAGGAATGTCTATCATGACCCAAAGCCTGTCTGTGGCAAAATCTAAATAATGTGATTAAATCGGTATTCATGTAACTGACACTGGAAGATGACACATTGATTTTTCAGGAATTATACTGTTTAGTGACAAAAAACAGTGAGGCAATACACCCTATCGTGCAGAATAgttacacatttatttacacatttatttacttagATGTGCTTCCCAACACAATAATTCAATGGTTACGGGTTGAGGGGCATTTCTGTGACTACCAGGACCAGTGGAGAGCTCAGCTATTAGAAAATTTTCATAGCAAGTTTGTTGTCCCTGAACCAATTATGTCAGCTGTGGTGTgttaaaatcacata comes from Scatophagus argus isolate fScaArg1 chromosome 17, fScaArg1.pri, whole genome shotgun sequence and encodes:
- the LOC124074234 gene encoding transmembrane protein 268 isoform X2, whose amino-acid sequence is MMEDGDGLITQVMEESEVDAEIEQIIAQPQTSNTRPQTNNTGPKWSNGQCVVAVPSCSVLNPSFDLSLCRAKLENDGFQIPVTDMEVPLKTALDLPSVKRYMVFNSAIFQLILAPVLYVVLWCAVFSTLHLFIIVSDYWVLCLGVSLISIVLTAAIIFVLHHSNKKLNMNLDVRLIQVNERMMKHKLLVAVADWVQNCAGNMQLYFVYWDMSHCLRTLTETLEEHSFVNDIQNKLKKKMSHLVLVTDVKAADPEVGELDEEQGSDEERPLLRNEETGCSTSSCQREDAKITTNFSLIPDASLPAQARAYQLLMTYSAAYVKLMVSEKLSGQSHHRLRNQRNHCTSAPLCLCQYIKKEILQ
- the LOC124074234 gene encoding transmembrane protein 268 isoform X1, encoding MMEDGDGLITQVMEESEVDAEIEQIIAQPQTSNTRPQTNNTGPKWSNGQCVVAVPSCSVLNPSFDLSLCRAKLENDGFQIPVTDMEVPLKTALDLPSVKRYMVFNSAIFQLILAPVLYVVLWCAVFSTLHLFIIVSDYWVLCLGVSLISIVLTAAIIFVLHHSNKKLNMNLDVRLIQVNERMMKHKLLVAVADWVQNCAGNMQLYFVYWDMSHCLRTLTETLEEHSFVNDIQQNKLKKKMSHLVLVTDVKAADPEVGELDEEQGSDEERPLLRNEETGCSTSSCQREDAKITTNFSLIPDASLPAQARAYQLLMTYSAAYVKLMVSEKLSGQSHHRLRNQRNHCTSAPLCLCQYIKKEILQ